One genomic segment of Rhinolophus sinicus isolate RSC01 linkage group LG11, ASM3656204v1, whole genome shotgun sequence includes these proteins:
- the GIMAP7 gene encoding GTPase IMAP family member 7, with translation MAGLKDNTLRIVLVGKTGSGKSGTANTILGRREFESKIAAHAVTKSCQKASRKWKGRQLLVVDTPGLFDTKETMVKTCKEISRCVVASCPGPHAIVLVVRLGRYTEEEQKTVALVKAVFGKEAMKHMILLFTRKDELEDQSLEDFISESDVDLRNLVKECGDRCCAFNNRSTVEAEKEAQVQELVEIIDRMVRGNGGAYFSDDIYKDAEKRLQRQEKVLRKTYADELQKELLLVEKDYEKLREEKEKKIKQLRMKYEEKMENIREEAEKNVFAELLDRIVKVISKIWDRFWK, from the coding sequence ATGGCCGGCCTTAAGGACAACACTCTGAGGATTGTTCTGGTGGGGAAAACCGGCAGTGGGAAAAGTGGGACAGCAAACACCATCCTTGGGAGAAGAGAATTTGAGTCTAAAATTGCCGCCCATGCTGTTACCAAGAGCTGTCAGAAAGCATCACGGAAGTGGAAGGGGAGACAGCTTCTTGTTGTTGACACCCCAGGTCTCTTTGACACTAAAGAGACAATGGTGAAGACCTGTAAGGAAATCAGCCGCTGTGTCGTCGCCTCGTGCCCTGGGCCTCACGCCATCGTCCTGGTGGTGCGGCTGGGCCGCTACACGGAAGAAGAGCAGAAAACTGTTGCATTGGTCAAGGCCGTGTTTGGGAAGGAAGCCATGAAGCACATGATCCTCTTGTTCACTCGTAAAGATGAGTTAGAGGACCAGAGCCTGGAAGACTTTATAAGCGAATCAGACGTGGACCTAAGAAACCTCGTCAAAGAGTGTGGGGACCGCTGCTGTGCCTTCAATAACAGAAGTACAGTCGAGGCTGAGAAGGAAGCTCAAGTGCAGGAGCTGGTGGAGATAATAGACAGAATGGTGCGGGGCAACGGAGGGGCCTACTTTTCTGATGACATTtacaaggatgcagagaaaaggctGCAACGTCAGGAAAAGGTCTTGAGGAAAACCTATGCTGATGAATTACAGAAGGAACTTCTACTAGTAGAGAAGGATTATGAAAAActaagggaagaaaaggagaaaaaaataaaacagctaaggatgaaatatgaggaaaaaatggaaaacataagaGAAGAAGCTGAAAAGAATGTATTTGCAGAGCTTTTAGATAGGATTGTTAAGGTGATTTCAAAAATATGGGATAGGTTTTGGAAGTAA